From the Sardina pilchardus chromosome 11, fSarPil1.1, whole genome shotgun sequence genome, the window CAGTCAGCTGAGCTCAGTAATTCTCTTTATTTCCTAAAAATCCCCTTTACAGTATTCAGGGTAAGAAAGCCTTGTCGTTTGGAAGCACTCTCTATTTGTGTGAGAACTTACGGGTACATTTTGATTGTAGTGAGAGGCGTCATCTTTCAATGACAGGGATTTTGGAGTACTGTGAGAAGGACTGTACAAATGCAACTATTCATCCATTCACAACAAAGCAGCTGTAATTGTGCTAGATAACGTTGGAAATTAATATTCATGGCTAGAGCTACAATAGACTGTAGACAGCTCTGAGAAGTGACTGGATACAATTTGGCAGTAATTTACAGCCAGCTTTACAGAAAATAGTATAATGTATCATGGCACTGAAGCTAGCATTTTTGAGATGGACATTTTGATGCTAAAGGTAGAACTGACCACACCTCTGCATGTGAACCATTCTGTAGAGTGCCCCCTTGTGGCATGAGCCTATCCAGTCCATGCAGATAACAATCAGGAGTTAGCAGCATTGGAGGTCGATAGATAAATTCATTATAGAATTATGGCTTGGACACAACATGTTAAGTTTAACCATACAACCCTTTGATTTTACTCCATGGCCCCCTTTGATGTAGAGTAGCATAAAACGTGGCCCCATAAAAAATGCAAGGGCACAATTAATAAATAATGTAAAGATGGATTTGTATTTAATAATTAATAGCAAAATGTGTTTTCTCTTCATGTATTATCTGCTGTGGGTTTTTTCCTAaggattatttttaaaaacccaCTCATTTGAGCCGTATGGTGCATTCTCGATTGTCAAATAGCGAGTGAAAACGTCTTCGCAGTAGTTTTAATGATGGCTGCGCATGACCTACATACTGAAGCTGCTCGAGAGCCTCATCCTCTCCGCGGTGAGAGCGTCTGCAATCCCTCCTGCCCCATCACTCACAGGGGGGGAGATAGAAGTCTCCAAGATTTGTCCTTGTCGTACCTCAAATCCCCCTTTATCCCCCTGACATCAAAATCACACGGCCCCTGATGTTACTGTTCCTCAGTCATTTTTGTCAGGTGGATTTGTGCTTGCTGGCATGGCAAAGTCAACAGGAAGCTGGATCATTTAAAATATCGTTGGGAGGAAGCAGAGGGCTCTTGTTGGTGATAAACTATGTCAAATTGGCTCATTATCCTCCTCCCAGATTGCGTGGGGTAGGAGTAACAGAATCAGTCATGTGTGATTTCCTGTTTGGTCATTGGGGAATATCTGCAAATTTCAAAGATGCACAAAAAGAGACCTTCAAGCAAAAGTTGCTTTTATGAAAAAGCTTTGCTGAATGATTCACATACCCCTATGAAATCAAACATCTTTTAGccatatttttttgtgatggTTGAACCATCTGGTACTTTCTGTACAGGCCTCGACTGTCTGGCTGGATCATGACATTGTGTACACTTTTGTCCTGCCAGGAAAATCTATAAGCTGAAGcacaaaatatactttaaaatatATTGTACCATGCCCGTGCTGCAGAAGGGCTGTATGCTTTGCAGCAGCAATTATGTCTACACTCAAAGTGCTGAGCTGTGCTTGGCAATGAGAGTGACTGTCATACTTAATACTTAATACCTCATTCCTCCACATTTGTAGAGAAAAATATGCATTTCATTATTACACTAAGCTACGAATTTAATCAGGCAATGTTCCATCCCAGTGAACCTAATGGGATATATTTGATCAGGCCTTTTAGCCAACAAACACCATCATATATCAAAGTGTTTTATTGAACTCCATCAGCATAATTGGGAAGCTGTAAATTGAATGGGTACAgcggacattttggcaacagtGAAGTCTAAAAATACTGGCAGTGGGACCTGACACAAGATGAgaaaaattgtgttttttttctcttgttcaACTGAGACAACAGCATGAAGGTCACTTTGGAGGAACAGTCCCCTTTAGCGCATTAGAAAAAGAGATCCACTGTTTCAAATTGTAGGTCAGACTTGTTGTCAAATATCAGCATGGCATGTTTTATTCAGCCATGTTTGGTGCCTCATCACCCCAGTTAGTCAATACCCTGCATCTAGGCGCTCCACTTCCTGTCTCAGTCCCATTCTGCGCCGCCAGTCTCTTGATCTTTATTTTAAAAAGCACACGTGGGTTAGGCAgcaccacttacacacacacacacacacacacacacacacacccaccactttGTGAGTCATCCTCAGGAAACAaggtggagagacagagtgttACACAATCAAGATTTGATATCCCATAACATGTTTAAAATAGGTTCATTATTTCTATTCCTATCTGGGCCCAAAAGTCACTACGCAGGGATCCTTAAAGGTAATAGGAGGCTGATTTTGCTGTCTATCTGTCACAATTTGCTATTTATATTTGAACGTTTCCTCATCGGCCCTGTCGTGTGCTTGTCTGGGAATGTCGCCAACATCTGTTTGTTAAAGCCATGAGAGATAAAAAGAATTCCACACTCAGGGCTCTCTGTAAACAATAGGGAGTCAATAACTAAAGTCCTGAACCGGCAGACATACATCACACTTGTCAACCAATATAAATCACAGCAGGTTGCTgcataaatttaaaaaaaatattggtaAAAAGTACAGAACTTAATGGCTTTGCTTTGCGAAATGGCAAAAACCCTAACCAAATGATTAATTAAGACATTATGCTAATGATACAAAAACTCTTATGTTCTGAGAGTTCTGTCAGCATTCAGTGGGTTACTGCTTTAAGCTACGGTGAGttccatttattcatttacatcTTATTGGACACACTTTTGTATGCAGggtagaagagaaaaaaaaatcaacattttATAAAAGCTTACCATTTTAATGTTGtacattttttatatcccaAAATCAGTGAGGATGGCATTTCAAGGTTTGATAAACACTCTTCCCCCAGAGTTATCCATGGCTTGTGAAACCAAGAACAGCACAAGACAGTTCTCAACAAATACAAAACCCTGTTTTACAATGTTTGTTAGTTATGCTGAAaacaagggagaaagaaaaggcaGAGTATACCAACTCATAAATAGAGACTTGAATGCTTTTGTATCACCAGATGTGCCCTTCACATTATGGCTACCAAGTATGTACCTCTGCTTTGTAGCCTTAAGAACCAAAAAGCTACATCTGGCCAAATTTGTTTAAGCGGATGTCAATAAGTCAGTAATAACTTGGCATGGAACTTTTTTTTAAGCATTTAACACTTGACCTTTATAATATGATTGTCAagcatattttttatatttcaaatATTTGTAATGTAGTTGTCTCATTTTCTTTAAACAAATCATGGTCACAGTTTACATTATATAGCCCTTGTTACAGTGTAATATATTAAGTAATGATCAGTTATAAGTGACAGGCCACTAATACTGTACAGTTACAGTTTTGGGATGTTGGGTTCTGATGTGTGACTACAAAGGTTCAATGTGCTGTTTCACATTGACTACTAGCATGTTGCATTGCACTGACTGGCACTGTAACAGTGTAATAAGGGCCATGTAATGTAAATTGTCACCGAAATCACAATGGAGATTTTATGGTGGTGTCATCTTTTGTGTTGGCATGTATTTGACCTGTGCTTATACAATACATGCACGCTAATAGGCTCACCAACCCATGAACATCTTTTTAACATTAGCATACAACAAGTGCATTGCCCTATGTACATAGAAATAACAATGTACaagaaaacacagacaaaagaaCAGACCCCAATAACAATCTGCCTTTTGAGTTCTGGCTCACACAGAAAGGAAAGTGAATTGTATTCAGTTTGAAACAATCTATTGCCCATACAAATCCACACAGACTCGGGTTCCAGTAATCCCATCCAGGTGTGCACTGTTAGGAACCCGTTGATGGAAATCTTTAAAACACTGAGAAGTTGGcttattttttcccccaaagaTATTTATATCTCTAATAGGTTCGACACATAACCAGCCCCATGGCTTTCAAATAGACTGTTCATTCACCTATCACTTTGTTCTTACATcattttcatattgattttaCGGGGCCCCTCGGTCGGGCTGCTCTCACCCGCATCTGTCTTCCTAGGTACATACTCAATCTCGATGTTTGGCTTGGCGTTGCCTTTCCCTCTGctccagaggaagaggagaacgaGACAAAAGAGCACGACGCCGAGGAACGAGATAAATCCCATGGTGGTGGCGATGATCAGAGTTTTCACGTCGAACGGGAAGGGCACTATTCCTCGGGTGGCGTTGGCGCCACTGTCGCTGGGCTGATTGGAGATGAAGGCGAATGTTTTATTCGGCTGATGGGGCCAGTTGGGGGAGTAGCTCTGCACATGCAGATGGGCGAGGCGGGTGTCGTTTCCCCCCGCGTTGCTGGCGATGCACGTGTACGTGCCATTGTCTTGGATCTGGGCGTAGCGCACCTCCAGGGTGCCGTCTGCGGAGACGCTGAGTCGCCCGATCGTTTTGACGGTGACGAACTGCTTCCGCGGCGTCTGCCAGATGATCACCGGGACGGGATCGCCGTCGGCCTGGCACGCGAAATTGACCGTGGTGCCCTCGTCCACGAACTTGTGCTGGGCCTTGCGCTCCCGGATCTTGGACTTGAGGCAGGTGTAGTAGTGGGGCGGCAGGATGTCGGGGAAGTCCTTGAACTCCTTGCCCTGCACGGACTCGGGCGAGGCGCACGCGGGCTGCTGGCGATTGAAGTTGAGCCTCCAGCGGCGACGGAACACCCACAGGAGGCGGCAGTCGCAGGCCAAAGGGTTGTCGTGGAGCGCCAGCGTCTCCAGGTTGCCGACCGAGTGAAAGGCGGACTCCTCTAAAGTGCTGAGGTTATTGCTTGACACGTTGAGAACTTTGAGATAGTTGAGCCCTCTGAAGGAGTAAGGCTCGATGGCAGCCAGTCTGCCCCCGACTAAGTGGAAGGCCTGGAGCCTGAGCAAGTGGTGCAGCAGGTTCCCCTCGATCGTGTGAATCGGGTTGAACGACAAATTGAGGGTGCGGAGGTACACCAGGTGGCGGATAGCTTGGTAAGGGACGGCCGTGAGATTGCAGTGGGTGATGGACAAGGTGGTGATGTTAAGCCCGTAGAGGGACTTGGCGGTCATGGTGTCCAGGAGAGGCCAGTGCACGATCTCCAGCACCTGGAGCCGATAGAGTCTCCGGAACGAGTAATCCCCGATGGCGTTGATGTTGAGGTGGCGCAGCCGGAGCGTCAGCAGGTTGTGGACGTGGCTCAAGGCCTCTTTGGGCAGCGCGGTCAGGTTGCACTTCTCGATGGTCAGCTGCTCCAGGCCGCTCAGGCCGTGGAAGGCGCGGTGCGAGATGAACACCAGGTCGTTGTCGCCCACCTCCAGCGACTTGAGGTTGTACAGGTCCTGGAACATGTAGTCCAGCAGGATGACGATCTTGTTCTCGCTGATGTCCAGGTGGGTCAGGTTGCTTAATCCCGTAAAGACCCCCAGCTGGATGAGCTTGAGCTTATTGTTGCGCAGGCCCAACGTCCGCAAGCCGTAGAGATTGGCGAAGGCTCCCGGCTCGATGACGGAGATGATGTTCTCGTTCAGCTGCAGCTCCTCCAGGTGCGGGTAGCTGACGAACTCCTCGGGGTTGATGGTCTTCAGGCGGTTTTTGCTGAGGTCTAACAGTCGCGTCTCCATGGGGACGCCCTCGGGGAGAGCGGTCAGCTTCCGGCGGTGGCAGACGACCGAGCGCTCCTGGCCGTTGCACTCGCAGCGCGACGGGCAGCCGGTGGCAGAGCCCGAGAGCACGGTGCCCAGCATCAGGAGCAGGATGGGCTGCCAGCACGCCACCAGGTAGTTGGGCCCGCCTGCCTCCCCCGCCACCATCCTATTGGTTACCTGCTGAGACGGACAGAAGAGATGTCTTGTCACGCACACATCTGAAGAGAATATTCAAAATATTGTTTTCTTATTATGCACACGCCACAGTCTACACTGTTCACTTCTCATGTTCTATATTGCAACCACAAgtaagaaatgaaagaaagagaactaATCAAACTCTACAATATTTAAAAACAGAGATCAATTATTTACACAATGCTTGTACACAACTACACACCAAAACACTTCTTCTGGGGAAGAGGAAATAAGATGTCCTCCATTCCTCTATTCATAAAATGTCCAACAAAATCTTTTCCTCAGGTGGAAAGTGTTATGACGCTTTGACAGTAAAATAGATATTTTCCTTAACAGTTAGTGGCGAAGCTGACATTCCACCACCGTTCGGAGGGGAGTGCAGTCATGTGAAAAAGCAAGCTCTTCCTGTCTGGGGTTGTGCCCACTGTTACTGCAATGTACAGTGAATCATCTCCTGTAAGGAGTCTCAAACCTCAAGAAGTGTCAACTTCAATACTTTGTCAAGTACCTTAGCATTGTGTTTGCTTGCTCTGATGTTGACAGTAAAACTTCATCTATCACTATCTCTCTACCAGACCATTTATCCATCTGTCACTTAATGCAAGGGGCTTGGAAGACTCTTTACAGTGTCAACGTGTCTATAATACCAATGCATTTTTCCAATATCAGTATGTAAGCAGTTGTCTTCTTTGTTTTAAATATCTTATTGTTGTATCACCACCATTTAACTTTCAGACAGAATATCTAGTGTGCTCAGTAAACATAGTTAAGTATGCACTTTAATGTTCCAGTCGTCCTGTTGTTATCCTCAGGTCAACTGGCCATTTATTTAACACAACCTGAGATGGAAACTATCAGCTTGGGCCAGACAGAGCAGTAACCTGATGCCAGAAAAACAGAAGGAAAGGATTTATCATGTAGCTGTCAATATAACCTTTGAATGAAATAACGACCTATTGAAACATGAAGACAACAGGATTGAGCACCTTTGAACTCTCTTAAAGGCAGATGCATTTCTTCTAAAAAcattaaatgtttgtttttttgttttcaggcATCATGATGATACATTTTTAGAACACTGAAAGAACAGGGTTTTTTACTGATGAGGTTGCAATTAATTGCATCATTGATTATTGTCTCTCATCCTGACTAACggtctttgacattttatcaaGAGTACCAGGTACTATGGACTTGTTTTCGATACCACTTCACCACACGTTTCCATATCCAGAGAATTGCACGATAACTgtgcattaaaaaaaagcagCACCAAGCTGGGAGACTGCAGCTGGCATGACTCTCACTGGCTGAAATCTGCAAAAGCCAAGTTGAACAAGACCTGAACACAGCGGCATGACCACCTGGCCAGCTTTGAGCTGCTGCAATACCCTCTACTTCATCTCAGCCATTTTATTGCTTCAAAGGAGAGAGGGAcgcagagaatgagagagagagagagagagagggagacagcctCTGTGCCAGAGCTGCACAGTGCCTCTTCTGATGGATGAAACCgtgcttgcctgcctgcctgtctgtctgcgtccTCACAACTCCAAATTTTGTAATGTAATCAGCACTCCCACCTGTGTCAGTCACTAAATCGACATGAATTAGGGCCAAGTGGCGACGGCAGCTCACGGAGACGTCTGAGCAGCTCCAGTCAAATGACTCTACCTGTGCGGCAGATGGAAAGAGGGTCATGATGACGTAAAAAGGGAAGGATGTCAAAGTCATAATGAATTCATAAGCCATCTCCTCTGAGCTCAGGTACAGTCACGTAGTATGCACGCCACGCACGGGATCACACCTATGAGACCATGGCGAATCATAACAACATGGGAGGGAAAGCAAGATGGATGGCTCTCATTGCAATGGTCTATATGTTATTGGAGCCATTTGTTTCCATTATTTAATAACTATCATCTAAAAGGTAGACCTGAAGGCTTTTTAGCTTTTCACAGTCAGATCAACCATTTCATAcccatgtatttgtttgtttttcaagaaGTACATGAATTTGATAAAACATCTGTTAGGCTATGAGCACAAAATGATCCCACATTTGTCTTTGCTGTGAGACTCATTACAATTCAATTAAGGGGAATTATCCCATGTGAGTTCTAATGGACTGTATCAGCAGaataaaataatttgatttgggcacatgtaaaaaaaacagcccAATACAATATCGGCAACCATCTGACTGTTCTGCGTCTTTCACTACTGATCTGTGGGCCATTGATCACATTTTCAGTtcaccacacaaacatatttcagTTGTCGCCATTTTCACTACAGTTTCAAGTGGTAACATTTCActagctgttttttttgtgtgtgtatgtgtgtgtgtgtgtgtgtgtgtgtgaatacatctTTTGAAAAGGTAAAACAGGGCAGCGGAGGCTTGCAGCATACTGGAGACATTTCACATCAAAGCGCCAGTGACAAAGTGGTGTCATTGAAGATGCTCCAAACTCCTATAGACCTGTTTCAACCATTTCAGCTTGCGATTGTATAAACTCACATCCCCTCTGTCATGACGCTTTAATCTATTAAGGTCGGTTTGGGCTGGATCAAAAACGAGCTGTTCGAAACAGTCCAAGATTTCACGAAGAGAAAACCGAGAGCATGTAATCCATAATCTCCCCCTGAACTAACACCCACCTCCAATTCTCCAATCCTCGAAAAGCCTCCACAATTTACATATCTGGCATGAGACAGAACAAAGGAGTAATCATTTCTCCAAGCCCGTCTTTTCACCTCAGAGTGGAAGTATAGGTGCTATGCATCTCTCAGAATGGATTGCTGAGTGAGGTTGGATAGACATCAGCTGGTTTATAAGGGTAACTAATGGCAGGCGATTCTCTGGCATTGATTGCAGTGCCCCCTAGGTAGTCCTGATTGCCTGCTTCCAAGACAGAATACTTTTCCTGCCCTCTGAGTGGTGGACTAAAAGCAGAGAGAGGTGGGCCATCATTTCAGTAAATTCATTTTGGCCTATTTCTGAACAGACACATTTCAGCACCATCATGCAGTACTCCAGTGCACAATGTAGATTCAGCAGAGTTTAAGTGGTGACCATTGAACAATAGACAGTCTATCACTATCCCAGGCCTGTTTTCAATATTTGGCCAGCTGCTCTCTGAAGTTGAAGAATGCACTTGGCCTCTGTGATCCAGACGCAATCAAGACCATACTAATCTAATCAAAACCGACCCACAAGGGACTTCCCCAACAAACCCAACCTGTGCTCAAACAACAGCCATTGTGTGCTTACAGTAAAGCATAATATGCAAATGTATATGTGATGTATGAGTTGCCAGGGGATACGGCACACAAAACCAACAAAGATATATTTAGGGTTCTTTATAGGACAGAATGGGGGGGGGATTCGTTTTAGAGATGACACAAAAGTACAAGTTAAGCTCTGTAGCTTTACATTTGTTCTAgtagaaaaaaatatacaaaataaagaaaaggttttcacctctgtctctctatctgtatgTCCAGTAGAagatattttaacattttaaccaGTTGTTTCACTAGCGCACATCTAAGCTAACTCACATTACAACATACAGCCTAAAAAAAGTAATGCAAAATCAGTATAAAGCTAATTGTACAAAATGGTAGTGATGATACTAATGACATAAAGCACCGACAGTTCAAACAAATTAGTACACCAGACATCAAGCTCGAAAATGAAATTACATacactgggtaaacccagctcGATCTGCAGGCGATTGGATTTGGGCAGAttgttaaggcggagcaagatacctCATCAGAAGCTACTTCCAACAACCCGAATCCCCTTTTATGCAGAGTAGAGGTAGCGACgatagagttaggaatgtgaattttgggcaggatttcatgaccctcaagccatttcaggtacatttttagcatttttgagcattccagtctggaTAAAATCGACTTGTGTCCTTGTTATTtattctgctgctgttggccGGTTGCAACATATACTtgcatgctttgtgtgttttttccatATTAGAATTAATCATGTCAAtagaaggcttgaaagagcatTATTTGCAGGTGGAACATGGATttatttcatcaggtcccttttcacaggtgtattaatcaagcaccaggCAGTCTGAATTGATAATCAAGgcgcttgattttatacacctgtggaaagggacctgatgatgCCCATTCATACATCCACGACACACCACTTTATGCAGAGTGCTCCATCCCAATTTCACCGCCCTTAGACATGAACTATGATAAAGTActgtatcttgctccgccttaacaaTATTTTATTTGGGTTTGCAGcttaggctggaaacctgcacattaaTCTCTTCTGCTTCCGTTCCAAATTtgcggggaccaatcacaaactggcttacccactgattggttgaaggactacccAAGCTACAgtcattacattgcatgtcaatgcaatgtactgttatcactgttcttcttaaaattatagttattcttcttccgaccaaaatcaacgatcaaaggctctaaaaccactgaaccgtttaacgtcattcaaacactcctacacaggtcttgtaacggagatttgttaaatgtatttttcacatttgtgaactttatactttttgagatatttacgataaaagagttcaaaaatcccatagacttaacgttgagaccctttggcggcaaagtttaattgttacgtcagtgctcagctgtctgtaatcaaggatctttgatccaaatgccACCGTCCGCTGCACCAGGctacagctatgaaaacattagaccatgccactgctgtagtgtaaaccaggacgttatcgtcttgtctcctgctagCAGCTACTCCTTAggctacttgatttgtttatgttacagtaggctaaccggtttgctctcggtaacgttatcaacagttaaagacaatctaacctaacgtcaacgtaaacactgtatttagataacgacaagcaagttactagcaagttaggctacaagcaactagttgcaccatttaggttcaagccttcttatcacagtcgtttctagtacaaactgcattgctataattttcacgtttgtttgttagcaagctagtcgttatggttatagctataaggacttgccagccaggcaatcatgtAAAGCTTTCGGAATCATTCACaaatttaaaacctttgttaacagcttattgtacattcctattaggacatcacacacctggaaacacttcgaagaacatactagctcatcctgtaatgtgtacagtgtagcctacataaaatatcctactgtaagctaacgttacttttgctagatatcctactgttgctgcatcatcgttgattgatTGGCgctgtttga encodes:
- the lingo1b gene encoding leucine-rich repeat and immunoglobulin-like domain-containing nogo receptor-interacting protein 1-B, producing the protein MTIVQVTNRMVAGEAGGPNYLVACWQPILLLMLGTVLSGSATGCPSRCECNGQERSVVCHRRKLTALPEGVPMETRLLDLSKNRLKTINPEEFVSYPHLEELQLNENIISVIEPGAFANLYGLRTLGLRNNKLKLIQLGVFTGLSNLTHLDISENKIVILLDYMFQDLYNLKSLEVGDNDLVFISHRAFHGLSGLEQLTIEKCNLTALPKEALSHVHNLLTLRLRHLNINAIGDYSFRRLYRLQVLEIVHWPLLDTMTAKSLYGLNITTLSITHCNLTAVPYQAIRHLVYLRTLNLSFNPIHTIEGNLLHHLLRLQAFHLVGGRLAAIEPYSFRGLNYLKVLNVSSNNLSTLEESAFHSVGNLETLALHDNPLACDCRLLWVFRRRWRLNFNRQQPACASPESVQGKEFKDFPDILPPHYYTCLKSKIRERKAQHKFVDEGTTVNFACQADGDPVPVIIWQTPRKQFVTVKTIGRLSVSADGTLEVRYAQIQDNGTYTCIASNAGGNDTRLAHLHVQSYSPNWPHQPNKTFAFISNQPSDSGANATRGIVPFPFDVKTLIIATTMGFISFLGVVLFCLVLLFLWSRGKGNAKPNIEIEYVPRKTDAGESSPTEGPRKINMKMM